One Branchiostoma floridae strain S238N-H82 chromosome 1, Bfl_VNyyK, whole genome shotgun sequence genomic region harbors:
- the LOC118412629 gene encoding serine-rich adhesin for platelets-like — MAHNLSFDLEEKRRGVTARMKAAMESIIHKYQNVGEEEGDFFIMDSLQLCDDKGQLRHQEVAHFGFLQAGLPEDSATCSAKADDKELESDTELDDDDDDDDDEDQPSAVKMLRDFGSRMEHSICSKMICEEGEDGKVRWILQDDVEEDILTTIGDSDSDRGDISGEDEWAESDEENDEENDEERRSPDQQNEHSLEDSRSSAGIVESEEEEELSDSSGISYRDPLHSNTSTNHINQDHKRDDGCKGSTLFFHKSRESMDIPTNRCKDNKGHKKGLDRPTNNASKQHHQRDYSYKEKTMEVDKSRESMDMPPNENKYNRSHRKFTDKQNKPTNFLNGSRKSAGVVDSEDELSDSSGISYEEPHIFHSTNNASNKGHKGDGGHKKKSLSLHESRESVDMPTKKCKDNGSYRKLTDKQKKPSNISTNGSSRNAGAAESEDELSDSSGISYEESHKSSTSTDANRKDSKRDTVYKKKSLSVHTSREAVDMPTDKGNIPTRSSRSSAGVVESEDELLDSSGISYEEPNKSKMSTSTYTSSKDHKRDSGYKKESLSVHKSREPVDMPTNKCKDNGSYRKSTGIEKHNKESNICTSGSRSSVGVVESEDDLSDASGTTSGYREPQKSHSSTNASSKCVKRGNGFKEKTLPVDRSGKSMEMPTNKCKDNSSHRKHIDKNKTPKEDHQFSPLFPDEGRKKTPSKTSQSRDHHKGTDITSKRHPPSTQVANRSKIRNSTSTKAHTHSVKKEELSNSAKKQQSHNNVCMVEEFEDMDFSSSLDSKNRKIDPRVEPSCSTNSGHGTPVSRKSEKHRKKADRKYTHQDVIDLLEEPEEKSEMGNVTPLHHRSFSKAENTDQGVSRRKFFSVPAKRRTAALTSSRDTDIISAGSKNVDLSTHQALCDFLGEQPSDTFQRTKKKVKNNHTPSASTSLQDDGGQRSKRDAALRKGQDPNNHLVGSSSEDSGVRVITTASTLGQVEKISFTKPPPRKERVLVQPFKQQLPCHQNEGFSDSSNPSFNSLSDEYPLDQKEARRNTEASRSVKEQQKTREGRVTYAKMDEYSGEDSDLDESGSSERQCKASKLSTFSNPSTGPSANRSTQPKTRAVQESEESMISEEASQLSTSAHSMEETCSSNADHSIEMEHSDPSQTFSPQYSDDNSFEDVEEQLPSAKPKNAFFNAPLTNTPISKSRPQHSPLTPILKTPGQKSATPCREKKSVCFSKDVEDQFIQLDAIQSWIPRMQPPMVNLHDGRELDLPSPECHQEDQESLETSEENLEEPVSSLPSSSIHEVRSHPKSPAVQTSTPRRDADRPRFSTPKGRKIAQKPEVPSPSTLHRLDNMKLGSPIQKGASSQQDVLKDQYSEEMEVDESQKSSTDWTKQSVSREQRKMDNKLTERKSARESRILQVNTSNSSFSDVAMFSQSSESSGEKHDETGSNILTPRRSGRSNSTTVLRAPKTDPRHNKRGGANRPSDVTRRLNRSEVLNAQTSKIDRDERGASKQLECSYRLRPRKVVNSDEQEVKDSPRKTSSRQNRRYTTARERLTERAGQSSRSVEKRKADNKFPLTASQAKQVGRQRKDVGQWGQRRSAFSSTSETETTSSTSAQQVSSPEVGRRMVTRSQSSSSEIDTEEKKTRGQMLLDSKVKKVTNRRGQSKTVGESSGSAANQKKGPGRRRIISSSDEQENLGTPRKVSGSQRMKYSQGKGRLTEVRSQRSPQNFEDREVRRESPNPVTGELSGREGVPVAGEESPCDML, encoded by the exons ATGGCTCACAACTTGTCCTTTGATCTTGAAGAGAAGAGGCGAGGGGTCACCGCCCGAATGAAGGCGGCGATGGAAAGCATTATTCATAAG TACCAGAATGTCGGTGAAGAAGAAGGTGACTTCTTCATAATGGACAGCTTGCAGCTATGTGATGACAAAG GTCAACTCAGACATCAAGAGGTTGCACATTTCGGCTTCCTACAAG CTGGTCTTCCAGAAGACTCTGCTACCTGCAGTGCCAAAGCTGATGACAAGGAACTGGAGAGTGACACTgaacttgatgatgatgatgatgatgatgatgatgaagaccaGCCATCTGCTGTCAAGATGCTGAGGGACTTTGGTAGTAGG ATGGAGCACTCCATATGTAGCAAGATGATATGTGAGGAGGGTGAGGATGGTAAAGTCCGCTGGATACTTCAAGATG ATGTGGAAGAGGACATCCTGACGACTATTGGTGACAGTGACAGTGACCGAGGAGACATCAGTGGTGAGGACGAGTGGGCAGAAAGTGATGAGGAGAATGATGAGGAGAATGATGAGGAGAGGAGGTCACCAGACCAGCAGAACGAACACAGTCTTGAAGACAGCAGAAGCTCAGCTGGTATTGTGGAgagtgaagaagaagaagagttaTCGGATTCAAGTGGTATAAGTTACAGGGACCCACTACATTCTAACACATCTACCAATCACATCAACCAAGATCACAAAAGAGATGACGGGTGTAAAGGGAGTACTTTGTTCTTCCACAAAAGTAGAGAGTCTATGGATATACCCACAAACAGGTGCAAAGACAACAAAGGCCATAAAAAGGGGCTTGACAGACCAACTAACAATGCCAGCAAACAACACCACCAAAGAGACTATAGCTATAAAGAGAAAACTATGGAAGTTGACAAAAGTAGAGAGTCCATGGATATGCCCCCAAATGAGAACAAATACAATAGGAGCCATAGGAAGTTTACTGACAAGCAAAACAAACCAACTAACTTTCTTAATGGCAGCAGAAAATCAGCTGGTGTTGTGGATAGTGAAGATGAACTCTCAGATTCAAGTGGTATCAGTTATGAAGAACCACACATATTTCACTCAACTAATAATGCCAGCAACAAAGGTCACAAAGGCGACGGTGGCCATAAGAAGAAATCTCTGTCGCTTCACGAAAGTAGAGAGTCTGTGGATATGCCTACAAAGAAGTGTAAGGACAATGGGAGTTATAGGAAGCTTACTGACAAACAAAAGAAACCAAGTAACATTTCTACAAATGGCAGTAGTAGGAATGCTGGTGCTGCAGAAAGTGAGGATGAACTCTCAGATTCAAGTGGTATCAGTTATGAAGAATCACACAAGTCTAGTACATCTACAGATGCCAACAGAAAAGATTCCAAAAGAGACACTGTCTATAAGAAGAAATCTTTGTCAGTCCATACAAGTAGAGAGGCTGTGGATATGCCTACAGATAAGGGC AACATTCCTACAAGAAGCAGTAGAAGTTCAGCTGGTGTTGTAGAAAGTGAGGATGAACTCTTGGATTCAAGTGGTATCAGTTATGAAGAACCAAACAAATCTAAGATGTCTACATCAACTTATACTAGCAGCAAGGATCACAAAAGAGACAGTGGCTATAAGAAGGAATCTTTATCAGTTCACAAAAGCAGAGAGCCTGTGGATATGCCTACAAACAAGTGCAAGGACAATGGGAGTTATAGGAAGAGTACTGGTATTgagaaacacaacaaagaaagtaaCATTTGTACCAGTGGCAGCAGAAGTTCAGTTGGTGTTGTGGAAAGTGAAGATGACCTCTCAGATGCAAGTGGTACTACTTCTGGTTATAGAGAACCACAGAAGTCTCATTCAAGTACTAATGCCAGCAGCAAATGTGTCAAAAGGGGCAATGGCTTTAAAGAGAAAACTTTGCCAGTTGACAGAAGTGGGAAGTCTATGGAAATGCCTACAAACAAGTGCAAAGACAACTCAAGCCATAGGAAACatattgacaaaaacaagaCACCAAAGGAAGATCATCAGTTCTCACCATTGTTCCCTGATGAGGGCAGAAAGAAGACTCCATCAAAAACTTCACAAAGTAGAGATCATCATAAAGGCACAGACATTACATCTAAAAGACATCCACCTTCTACACAAGTTGCTAATAGAAGCAAGATCAGGAACAGCACATCAACTAAAGCACACACCCATTCTGTCAAGAAGGAAGAGCTCAGTAACTcagcaaagaaacaacaaagtcACAACAACGTGTGCATGGTTGAAGAGTTTGAAGACATGGATTTTTCGTCCTCATTGGATAGTAAAAACAGGAAAATCGATCCAAGGGTAGAGCCATCTTGCAGTACAAATTCTGGCCATGGTACTCCTGTTTCAAGGAAGTCAGAGAAACACAGGAAGAAAGCTGACAGGAAATATACTCACCAAGATGTCATAGATCTGTTAGAAGAACCTGAGGAGAAGTCAGAGATGGGGAATGTTACACCACTACACCACAGGAGCTTCAGCAAAGCAGAAAACACAGACCAAGGTGTCAGTAGAAGAAAGTTCTTCAGTGTTCCAGCTAAAAGAAGAACAGCAGCCTTGACATCAAGTAGGGACACTGACATTATCTCTGCTGGTAGCAAGAACGTGGACTTGTCCACACATCAGGCCTTATGTGACTTCTTGGGAGAACAGCCCAGTGACACATTTCAAAGGACAAAGAAAAAAGTAAAGAACAATCATACTCCCAGTGCCTCTACATCTCTtcaagatgatggtggccaGAGGAGCAAGAGGGATGCAGCTCTAAGGAAGGGGCAAGATCCTAATAACCATCTTGTGGGGTCCAGTTCTGAAGACAGTGGTGTAAGAGTGATCACTACTGCATCAACTTTGGGCCAGGTAGAGAAAATTTCATTCACAAAACCACCACCTAGAAAGGAAAGAGTATTGGTCCAACCATTTAAACAGCAGTTGCCATGTCACCAAAATGAAGGCTTTTCAGACAGCAGTAACCCAAGCTTCAACAGTCTGTCAGATGAGTACCCACTGGATCAGAAAGAAGCTAGGAGAAACACAGAAGCCTCAAGGAGTGTAAAAGAACAGCAAAAGACAAGGGAAGGTCGAGTCACCTATGCTAAAATGGATGAATATTCAGGAGAAGATTCTGACTTAGATGAGTCTGGTTCAAGTGAAAGACAGTGCAAGGCCTCCAAATTGTCCACCTTCAGTAATCCTTCTACTGGCCCATCAGCCAACAGGTCCACCCAGCCAAAAACAAGAGCAGTCCAAGAAAGTGAGGAAAGCATGATTAGTGAGGAGGCATCGCAACTCAGCACTTCAGCACACAGTATGGAAGAGACTTGTAGTTCTAATGCTGACCACAGTATTGAGATGGAGCATTCAGACCCTTCTCAAACTTTCAGTCCCCAGTATTCTGATGACAACAGTTTCGAGGATGTTGAAGAGCAACTTCCCTCTGCAAAGCCAAAGAATGCTTTCTTTAATGCTCCTCTGACCAATACACCAATCTCAAAGTCACGGCCACAGCATAGTCCTCTCACTCCCATATTGAAGACGCCAGGACAGAAGAGTGCAACACCTTGCAGGGAGAAGAAAAGTGTCTGCTTTTCTAAAGATGTAGAAGATCAGTTTATACAGCTGGATGCAATTCAGTCGTGGATACCTCGTATGCAACCGCCAATGGTCAACCTTCATGATGGCCGTGAACTTGATCTCCCATCTCCAGAGTGCCACCAGGAAGACCAAGAAAGCCTGGAAACTTCAGAAGAGAATTTGGAGGAACCAGTATCTTCTCTGCCTTCCTCTTCTATACATGAAGTGAGGTCTCACCCAAAGAGTCCTGCCGTTCAGACATCCACTCCTAGAAGAGATGCTGACAGACCAAGATTCTCAACACCAAAAGGACGTAAGATTGCACAGAAACCTGAAGTGCCCTCTCCCTCCACTCTCCATCGATTGGACAACATGAAACTGGGGTCCCCTATTCAAAAAGGTGCTTCCTCACAACAGGATGTGCTGAAAGACCAGTACTCAGAGGAAATGGAAGTGGACGAGTCACAAAAGTCCTCTACAGATTGGACCAAACAGTCTGTCAGCAGAGAACAAAGAAAGATGGACAACAAACTGACAGAGAGGAAGAGTGCTAGAGAATCTCGAATCTTGCAAGTTAACACCAGTAACTCCTCCTTCAGTGATGTGGCAATGTTCTCTCAGTCATCTGAATCAAGTGGAGAAAAGCATGATGAGACTGGATCAAACATCCTGACACCAAGACGCAGTGGGAGGTCAAACAGTACAACTGTTTTAAGAGCCCCCAAGACAGATCCAAGACACAACAAGAGAGGCGGTGCAAACAGACCCTCAGATGTTACAAGGAGGCTGAACAGATCTGAGGTGCTAAATGCACAAACAAGTAAGATTGACAGAGATGAGAGAGGAGCATCTAAACAACTTGAATGCTCATATCGTCTAAGACCAAGAAAAGTAGTCAATTCTGATGAGCAAGAAGTCAAAGACAGTCCAAGAAAAACATCTTCCAGACAAAATAGGAGGTACACCACAGCCAGAGAAAGACTAACAGAAAGGGCAGGACAATCGTCTAGAAGTGTTGAGAAAAGAAAGGCTGACAACAAGTTTCCTCTGACTGCATCTCAAGCAAAACAAGTAGGCAGACAGAGGAAAGACGTTGGGCAATGGGGTCAGAGACGTTCGGCTTTTTCATCTACCTCTGAGACTGAAACAACTAGTAGCACTAGTGCACAGCAGGTTTCATCACCAGAGGTGGGGAGAAGAATGGTCACCAGAAGCCAAAGTTCATCATCGGAGATAGATACAGAGGAGAAGAAGACTAGAGGTCAAATGTTGCTAGATTCCAAAGTAAAAAAGGTTACAAACCGTCGTGGCCAATCAAAAACAGTAGGAGAGTCATCTGGTTCTGCTGCCAATCAAAAGAAGGGGCCAGGTAGGAGGAGAATCATCAGCTCTTCTGATGAACAAGAAAACCTGGGAACTCCTAGGAAAGTGTCTGGCAGCCAACGAATGAAATACAGCCAAGGCAAAGGGAGACTGACAGAAGTGAGAAGTCAAAGGTCACCACAGAACTTTGAGGACAGGGAGGTCAGGAGGGAGTCTCCTAACCCAGTT ACAGGAGAGCTGAGTGGAAGAGAAGGAGTACCCGTCGCCGGTGAGGAGTCCCCTTGTGACATGCTGTAA
- the LOC118427810 gene encoding axin interactor, dorsalization-associated protein-like has protein sequence MSEKTKQVAKWHGAFKKATDFDSWGQLVEAVDEYQMLSRQLRKEGSSSDSRTFTDDQKRILSKVSTCLDLRSQALQAAHGTSLEDSLSLEELKKVEPMLKNLLDANPEEFPVQVSHFSPVRRPAGPEVDISVLNLDGEEEEEEETRGERSTPTTPKPTSGSLLPRLPPEPGMTNLTMRIERIGLKDAGQHIDPYVTVSVKDVSGIDLTEPQDTPIASKKEDPYVYFNVDVEIQRHVEKMPKGTAIFFEFKHYKPKKRMTSIKCWAFMEMDELKSGPASIELYKKPTDFKRKKLNLLTVKPLFLELYLTLTKD, from the exons ATGTCAGAGAAGACCAAGCAAGTGGCCAAATGGCACGGAGCCTTCAAAAAAGCAACGGACTTCGATTCCTGGGGCCAGTTGGTCGAGGCCGTGGACGAGTATCAAAT GTTGTCACGGCAACTGAGAAAAGAAGGTTCGTCGTCAGATTCACGCACGTTCACAGATGACCAAAAG AGAATCCTGTCCAAAGTGTCGACATGTTTAGACTTGAGAAGCCAGGCTCTTCAGGCTGCCCATGGAACCAGTCTGGAGGACTCCCTGTCACTGGAAGAGCTGAAAAAAGTGGAACCAA TGTTGAAAAATTTACTGGATGCCAACCCAGAGGAGTTCCCAGTCCAGGTGTCACATTTCTCCCCAGTCAG GAGACCAGCAGGACCTGAGGTGGACATCAGTGTGCTGAACTTAGATggggaagaggaggaggaagaggaaacGAGAGGTGAACGGAGCACACCGACCACACCCAAACCAACAA GTGGAAGCCTACTGCCACGACTTCCCCCGGAGCCAGGGATGACAAACTTGACCATGAGGATAGAGAGGATAGGACTGAAGGATGCTGGTCAGCACATAGACCCTTACGTAACTGTTAGTGTGAAAG ATGTCAGTGGTATTGACCTGACCGAGCCCCAGGACACACCCATAGCCAGTAAGAAGGAAGACCCCTATGTGTACTTCAACGTGGATGTAGAAATACAGAGACATGTAGAGAAGATGCCCAAAG GAACAGCAATATTTTTCGAGTTCAAACACTACAAGCCCAAGAAGAGAATGACCAGCATCAAGTGTTGGGCCTTTATGGAGATGGATGAGCTGAAATCAGGCCCTGCCTCCATCGAACT CTACAAGAAGCCGACAGATTTCAAGAGGAAGAAACTGAACCTCCTGACGGTCAAACCTCTCTTTCTGGAGCTCTACCTTACTCTGACCAAGGACTAA